Part of the Echeneis naucrates chromosome 1, fEcheNa1.1, whole genome shotgun sequence genome, ACGAGATGGCAAAATTCAATTGACCCTTGACTGTGCTATGCTAGGAAAGGGGGGAAATTACTCAGAAGTTCATACAACTCACCGCACCAAGACAAACATCTGCACAGACATAGTGTGCATTTTTCTAACTGGATATTGAATAATATTTGAGCATGAATTGATGCGGCCTTCACCAGTTCAGCTCAGTTTGGTAAAGAATCCTTGAATTTGacatatttgacatttattgGACATTTTTGATGTACGGTTGTGTGAAGTGGTTAATGTATTACCTGCAGTAGATGATAGTTGGATCTGCTTGCTTCCAGTTTGAAGAGGTAGGTGGGAGGAGAGCTGAAGCGGAGCGATGCGCCTAACGGGGTCAACAGAAAACTCATTTAAACCCCTTAAAAGGTTCCCACCTGGAGAGCCAGCGTCAGTTAATCTGTAGGGTtggtttttaatattttaaatgctttacACTGCTGTCAAACAGTCTCTTCCTTTGAAACTACACCACCACATGATTATACGTAAGCTCTCCCACAGCCCACACAGCATCATGCCAGAGATCAGACAGACCAGACTTCTCTGTCAGGTGGCCTTCAGCGTTCCTAGCAAAGCTATGGGCTTTAAAAGCAACTTCCCCAACACTGGTTTTACAGGAATCAGTGAtgaaacaggaaggaaaggCCTGTTTGATTGGGAAGATAAAGTGGTGAAAATATTCAAAGTAACAGCCTGCACTTCAActgcttttggcttttttttattttatccaaacAGCTGCTCTAAACTGAGACACCAATCTGGTGAAACACAAACTACAGACAGGCAGCTCACACAACCACACgtcagaaaacacagaaatcttGTCCTGTTTTATCTTGAATTCAATATTAATATGTGACTCACTgtgtctttcttcctttcccgCTCCCGGACCTCAGCTACCTCATTCCCTTTTTCCACTAACACACCTGCTCCGCCTCTGTCATCACAAATCTTACCTCCCTCCACCTTTCCTTCAAAtcacccctctctcccttcttctcttaccctctctccccccatcAGCGGCCCTAAAGAGCCAGAAGAAAGAGTTCACTGCCCTCTGACGATGTCGCCCAGCAGTCTGGTGGTCAGGTATGGCACAGTGGCCCATTGGCTTAGTGAGTTAgaatttcagaaatgttttatgtGCCTTCACTCCTTACTTGAAAAAgaattgataaataaatgtcttttgaGTAGAGTATTACGCTGAGAGTGAGCCTTTTTGCTTGTTTAGCAGCTGTTTAAGATGAAGAAAAGGGTGGGAGCCGGTCAAAAATCTGCCCAATTcaggcagcaaaaacacaaacaagtatTGCAAGCAAACATGCACAGCATTTGCACTGACCTGGGAAATGTACTTAGCTTTGTGGCTTTGCAAAGAGTGAGACTAATTGTGTTATTACTCTCCCATCACAGATTTGGAGATCCAGTCGCTGTTAACTGCTCTCTGTCAGAGACGGGCTCTTCTCTTGTTTTGGGCTGGGCAGTCCAGCAGGTAGGGCAGTCTGTATTGTTGACTACACGACTTGAGTGATGTTAAAGGTCCCACATTCTGTCATTGAAGTGTTGATATCAACAGGAAGACAATCTAAAGATAACTTCACACTCCTCTGCCAGGCTCCTCTCTCGGCCTCCTGTAAAACAGATTGGCAGAGtgattaaataataaacagcagatttcaggtaaacactcatAGAGACTAAATCTCTAATAAGGTTGgattgattattttattctcaTTCTCTGAATCCAAACTGTGTGCAAAGTTATGCCACGAAATCAATAAAGAACCTAACCCTGCgtaaaaacagacatgaaaatcTCACATAATATTCTACTCATTATATTCAGGACCTTAAACACCTCGATGGTGCCTGATAGACGTTTGACCCTGCTACAGCTAAAGCTACTGTTAGTCAATCTAAAGttccacacacactcaaaaacagAACCATTGTCCTGCAAAATACTTGGCTTgccatcatttatcattttttgtAGATGCTTTGCATTTGATGTGTGAGGTGCCAACCCTCAATGGTATCTCTTTAACTTGCGTTGATACAGGCGGATCAGCTGCCATAGTGTTTTCAAACTGTAATTATGGATGAGGTTTTGGACTTTACTGTATCGACAGGCCAGGTGGCGTCACTCCAGGCCAGATGGGTCGGAGGGGACATGCTGTCTGAGTGTTCTGGGTTGTTTCAGGTCACCTCCCAGTTAGACAAGCACGGAGTATCTCCTCAGGGATATTCTCAGTTACACccacaagattttttttccattgttacCTTAGAAAAACGATAAAGTGCCTCTACTTGGGACACCACACCCAGAGACTCTAAGAAGGTTGGGCCAagatgtttttgtattttttttttaatgcagggTTGCGATTTAAGATTACACTGGGAAGGTACTTCTAATCAGCTAGTGGACTACCATGAAGATAATGCAATTTGTGACCTTTTACAACTTCAGGATTTTCAACAGACCACTGTGGACAGTTTTCTGGTCTGGACTTTGGACAGGATGAATTCATGGAACATCGAGGCTGTGTGTTTTGCACTATTGGAAGTAGAAGGGCAGTGCCAGATGAATCTCCCTGCAACAGTCTACAGTGAGTTAATCATTTTGTTGTTCCCACGTGTTAGGAGGTGTGTCAAGCTTTTTCTGTGGCTGACCTGTCTCGATTTGTCTCCACAGGTCCTCCAGACAGCGTGTCCATCAGCTTTGTTGATCACTCTGGGCCGATGTCTGAGGGTCGTCCCTACACTCTGCAGTGTAAAGTGCAGAATGTAGCTCCTGTTAAAAACCTCACTGTGACCTTCTACAAAGGACAAACAGCACTGGGTCAACAACAGTCCAACAACACCAATAAGAAACCAGTGAGTGAGACTTTCACGCTGGACATCAGGCCCAGTAAAGAAGATGACGGAGTCCAGTTCTGGTGTGAAGCCAAGCTGGAGCTGGGACCTGAAGGACCAAAACCACCTCCAGTGGTGGAGTCACAAAAACTCAATGCCGTAGTCTTCTGTGAGTGAAAGTGCCAGAACTTATCACAACACGTTGCATCATTTTTACCTTTGAAGATTTTTACTGTCCACCTCCCTTCTTATTTCCCCTCTATCTCTCTTGGGTGTCTTTatatctttttcctcttcaatgTGCCACTTCCTCTCACCCATTTCCCTGTGTAAAACACATCTACTGTCTTTTCCTCCACTCCCCCTTGTGATTTTTTCCTTTATCTCAGTCGGTCCACACCTCATTTGTCCCTCAAAACTGAAGGTGAAAGAAGGAGAGAGCTTCCCCTGCGAGGTGAAAGGAAAGCCTCGGCCATCAGTGACCTGGTACAGAGACGGGCAGGTGGTCGCTCTGCCCGCTcactcaaacagaaaacatgcagGGAAATACACGATTTGGACAAAAGGGCTGGGACAGAAAAACTTCACAGTGGAGGTGGAAGTCCTTTCTGGCAGAGGTAGGTTTCTCTACATGGTCATAAAATTAATCAATTTCCAACAGAAATGGAGCAGCTGAGACCTAACGGAACTATAGTCGCTCTAAATATGTTTGGCTGAAATTATCCAAACTTTGTCAACACCCAAAGTTGTTCTTCCCAAATTTTCTGTATTCTTTGTAACGAGGCAATCAGAAGAGGACTGGAgttaataaaaatctaattaacttaaatgtttttaatacagCTGATCAATGGATTCATTTGTTGCTTCTTCTTTCTAGGAACCACAAATTGCTACACGACATATATTCCTGTGGCTGTCCTGTTCATTCAGATGATTTTCCGGCTGTGAGGATCACGGTGTggtctgtgtctctgcagtatGTTTGGAAAATTGCTCATACTGTGAGAAACATTTGgagatgtttctttttccaattcATTTCCTGATGTCTACGCCTTAGGAAAAGTTTAACAGAGTTAGAGAATTGTTTCATTGTGCCATCTTAGAAACCAAGTGAACATTTTTCTAAACAAATTCTCTCAAATCGGGTTTGAGATGCCAAAACTGGGTTTTCTGCAGTCACCCTGACTGTAACCTTTAAAGTCCAATATCGAAACACTTTTGTTGGACAAATTCTCTCAACATAGAAGTATAAAAGAGACTGTTGGataagccaaaaacaaaaaaggactcCTGCAAATGGGGAGAGGGAAACATGAACTTTGCTTGAGAGCTCTTGCCCTGGTACATATCTCTTCTGAGGTCTCCATGCAAGCCACAAATGCACCACAAAAATCTGATTCTCATCTCGAAAAACTAAAATCTTACTTGCACAGCTCTGGGAGAGTGGGCTCACCCCCCATCGCTTTCTAAATGTTGTTGACAACCTTTTGAAGACAATGTTGTGTGTAAATAGTGCTGCACAAGGTCTTTCTTTACTGAGACTGCAGTTGTCTGTtgtacattaaaaacaaacccacCATCCATCCAGCTGCAGTGTTATTGTTTTACACACGAATCAAGCAGCCCCATACATTTTGAGTAacagtttccaaaaaaaaaaaagtgcatgtgtgaaaCTTCAGCCCTGCCAGCCACATGCTCATACAGAAACCAAGATATAGGCTATAAACATTGGTATAACAACAtaatctctttatttattcattctgagaaagagaaaaagcaaacaaacaaaaagctatCAAATCCAGAACAGTAGATTTCTGAGTTTTGTCAGCTTAATTTTGGGCAGTCAGGTCACTAAAAGTACAGCTTGTTCTTTCATTTCCACAGATACTTTCtcactttgtttgtgttcctgaTGACATACCAAGCTAAACACAACTAAAGACGCATTTTGAAAAGAGAATTACAGATGGCGTTCGTGACTCATTATCTCACGCACTTTTTGCCGCTGCCCTTTTAGTATTGCAATCCGGCCATGCAGCCACGGAAAGAGCGCCGACCTAGAaaggacattaaaaaaaaaaaaagtgtcatttttTAACGAAAATATCACATCACCACTGATGATTTCATGACGGCAAGCATCAGCATTCTCTCAGCTTTTACATTTGGCACAATATTAAGTAGTTTGTTCCTGAGCTTTCAGCCACACCTACttcacagcagcatcatcatcatcctttaTGGGACATTTTGTTGAGTTTGAGTTGACCCGTAATGCTCCTTTGATTTAACTCGCTGAAGGTAAAATATTAAATCCCTAAAATAGACTTTTAAACACTCAGCCaggcaaaataaaatgcaaaatattgaAACAAACTTACTGTTTCATTGTATGATTACATCAGAGCCATCAGAAATGACTGTCACCTGGCCGGCGTCCTCATGCCCTGTGAAGTCTGCCGCTTGCAGTAGCTGCGGAAAAATAACCTGACATACCCCAGTCACTGGGAAACCGCTGACGGGGCTGGActgagggggtggaggaggcagagggggACTATTAGTGTCCACCTCAAAGCTCCAGCGCTGAAttgaatgtttgtattttgcaaCAGCTGCTGCTAGAAGCTCAGGGGAAATTCTGAAAGGCTGCTCTTGAGCCAATGCTTGATCAGCAAGGAGATCCAGAAGGgaatgagctgcagcagatgcGGCGTTGACCTGAGGTGCACCCGACTCCACAGGTATGAAGGAACCAGCATCCATTGGTGCACCTTTTTTACCTTCCATCCTCTTAGAGCCTGCTGCTTCCTTCTTCACAGCACCAAGCGGCGTGGAAGTGGAAACATTTGAGCCGTCAAAAAAAACGTCATCTGTTTCTTGGGGTAGTTCCAACATTGTGGAAGCGCTGCTGATAGACTGCTTCTTATCCGATCTGGCCTTCTTTACACTGGAGAACACGTGAGACAGTTTCGATGCTATTCGAACTGAACGGATTGAACGAACTGTCGAACTGAACGGATTACTTACGGCAAAGAGGTGAAGAGGCCTAATaatttcctgctctctctcatcAGTGCCCTAAAACAAAAGTGAAGAAAGGGCATATTTACACATACAATGACGTGAAAAACTAAATGCACAATTGATTTAATCAAAGAAATTTACGGCCTCTTAGAGACATTTAAGTCTGTGTATACATTTCGCAGCACGAGCTTAGTATACGTGACATACCCAGATTGCATCCACCCCTTTGGCCAAAGCTGTTTGACTTCACTGTCCAGCAGCATCTTGAGGTAATCCTCCAGCTCCTGGCtccctttcctttcatttttaaatctgtccATCTTTGGCCGTAATACATGACACAAGCACTCCCTGCATGAGAGAAAATTTGATCAAATGTTCACAAGGCTGTTGATGTTAGTTATGTGCTCAAATACTGCAGGTTACTCAAATGACACTTTCTCTTGAGTTCTTGTCTTCACATATCTTGTTGATCTCATGTAGCGATCTACTGGTCTTATGTCTGACCTGATCTCCTCGTTCCACTTGAACAACTTCTTAGGTCCTCCTCTTTTGCCACCTCTCTCTTCCATATTGTCCTCTGGGCCAGCTTTCACACTCTGCTTGCCCTCATTCAGCTCCTGTGCTGCCCTGAACACAGGCATCCACAcagttcaattttttttaatttttaaaaaacatcatTGTACAAAAACAGTCCTTTAAAAGCAACCTCTTCAGGTTTGGAACATAATGTCAGACAGTTTACTAAATTACATTTGAGGAAAACAGTCCTCTGCattgttttttggttttaagcCGCAATTGTTAAATTTTGTGTCTAGTTAAGTGCAAGTTAAAGTCGTCATAGGGCACCTAGTCAGCTACCACCCACATTTTCCCTTTGGATTATCAAAGCATTTCTGATTCTACTTTCCACACCAGCACGGAAAGTAGCCCTACAGTAACAACTCCAAGCACCTTGTGTGCCAAACTATTCCAATGCATCATATAATCAGCTACTTATTAGATGCCATCTAATAAGGCAGTATGATGAGAAGTACCTCGGCGTGTTCATCTCTGAGGATCTGACCTGGACTGCACTCTTTAGTATATAGTTATTTAGCAATTTATCTTGTTTTGTCTTAGGCAGTCTAGGGTTAGGAACATTTCACTCCATGTCACCTTGTAACTGTGCCTGGGGCAAATAAAGCAATCTTGAGCTCTCACAGCAGAAAGGTTTTAAGAACTCAAGTGAGATGATAAAAGAGCGATTAATGATTTCAGTGCTGGACTGAGATTCAACCCCTTTATGaaattaaaagtacattttttttttagacttggCTCATCATGATTTTAATTCTAATTTCGGCATCGGTCAAACCCCAGGAGGCTCCATGAAATCACAACAGTAAAAAACACTCATCACCCAGGAACAAATGCTAGTGAACTTACCTTGAAGCCTTAATTTGCTCATACGCTTGGCTGCTCGCTTGGTAACATGCTATCTGTTCAGGCATAGCTTTGCCAATGGCCTCCTTAAGTTTCTGCATCGGATCCACCACATCAGGGGACTCATTCTTATTGGTGTCAGACTCAGGAGGTTAGTACAACACAAAAGGCATGGCTTGAACAATTGGCTCCATCTtcactttaataataataataataataataataataaaaacattaagcAGCCTTACTGTGTGTGAGACTAAAAGTTTCTTCACACGTTTGAGGAGcgtctctctgctgcagggcAGGAATGATGAAAGGTGTGTGTACACCTTGGAGCGCAACGGGCCACCCTGTTCCCGACACTGCAACTCAATACTGGACCATGACAGAGAGATCAGTCATCACAGTGCATGGCTCAAGACAAGGGCACAAAACTAAAATGGTGATAGCGACCCAGGTGGGTCAGTTATGGATGAGAGCAGCTCATCAAACTATCAAATGGTCTGATTGTATCTACAGCTGTCTGCTCTCAGTGAGCACTCCTGAGGTCAAAGCTGTGAATATAAATAAGCTCAATTTAGTATGACAACtcatttaaaaactgatttCAAACAAGGAGGGAGGTTTGTTGCCTTGCTAACAGCTCTGTCAGACTGAAGGCTCcttatgtaaatgaaaataaaacaatgactgGAGGCACCAGGAGGAAAAGTCAGACAGCACATACGTACCATAATGTGACCAGGAAATGCACCGAAATATCTCATCTTCTACATATCAAGAAGCGAAAACAGGACCAACTAAAACCAGTTACTGATGGAATTAGACCCTGAATGCTTCTCCAGAAGTGAAATTTGTCACACGCTGTTAAATACTACATGATTTCTGCTTTACTAATACTTGCTGTGCCAGTGATTGGAGTACTCACTCCAGCAGGATTGAGTTGATTTCTGGAGTGAAGAACTTGAGCTTCGACTCTCCCTCTGATGTTTTGGCAGCCTGAAAAATTAAAGCACATCATCTGTGCAGCCCTCCTGCGATTGTGCATTTACAATTGACGCACAACATCTgcatttcagtttaaataaGTTGAACTTACTGCCGTCAGTCTTCTGATGCTGTCCTCCAGCGCTGGGGTAAGCCCCTCTGGCAGTGGGGCGCATAGACGTGTTTGAGGAGAATTGGCTTCTGAGAGGAGCTGAATTTGTTCTGACTGAGTCTTTGGCTGCAAATTGGCCTTTGTATTTGGAGGCTGGGCTTGAGTCACAGGGTAAGCATTTGGTTTTGGTTGGAAAAGCTGCATCTCTGTCAGAGAATTTTTTGGTGACGAAGGCTCCTCACTGGCATCTAATAAAGAAACTAAATCAATatcaaagtccacagtgctgGCTGCTTGGATAAGAGCGTGGTCATTGGTTGACCCGATTAAGCTGAGGATGGGGTCGGTCAGTACTCCGcctccaccaccagcagcatCTGCTGGGGACAAGGGGATCGTGGGCACACCCATGATGCCAACAGCCTTCTGATtagctttttccattttctgacgttccttctccttctctctttgaAACTTTTTCAGCATGCTTGTCACGCTTAAAGTGCCAAcaccctttttcttcttttttttcttcttcgtctctTCACTTTGTCCAATTTCAGACAAAGTGCTATGAAATCATTGTGCAGAGAGAGAATTGAGAaacaatttaaatcaaatgttcaGGCATCAGTGTCTAACTGGCTTTAGACAATCTATTAAATTGCTTTTGGAAGGCTGACCTTGACTTTCTGTCCATAGTGtttttcatctctccatctgctTTGCACTGCTTCTTCTTTGGCTTATCCTGTCCACCACTAAGTTTACGTTTCTACAAGTGTAAGTTTGAAGGCATTACGTCTTCAGAAAActattgaaattgaaaattttctaaataaaaaaaaacaaaacactggtaGAAGAACAGTTTTCAGAGTTCAGTCACAGCACTGAAAAATATCCATTCAATTTGATTTCTGTGCCTTGAGATggagggggcaaaaaaaaaaacaaaaacaaaaaaaaaaaaactaaaaagcatTACAGTCATACACTACTTACTTTTGACGGTGTGTTTTCaagtgttttctcttctcttgtgAAGTCCTCAGTTTCACTCCCAGAAACCTGGCAGAACTGCAAGACGCCGGAGTTTACATAGAATCCACCAAATTTTGTTGTGAGGGAGGCTGGGACAAATTCATCATACTACAGAGAGCAGCCAGAAGAAAGACATTATAGTCTGATTTTAGTCATTTTTTCCAACCAGTCAGTGTTCAAGCAAATATATCTAGTCAGTGCTGAGTGAAATGAATTCCTCAGCTGAAAGAATAGAGGAAAGAAACAAGGGTTTAATACTACTATGTATGGTACTACTACTATGTCAGAACTATaagatatagacacgcacacacaatttgcaggaaaattgaaaaatgatACACAGCAGTGGACTCACAGCCTCAGAGTTGTCGATGAAAGAATCCTCTTCATCATAACCGTATCCAATATCAATCAAGTCCTGAATGCGATCCTTCTTCTTATTAGGTTTGACACCCTGTAGTGAGAGGTAGTTTCATCTTTCCATGAAGAAGAATGATTTTGTACTAAATAGCTGAGGAAAATGTAGttgttgaaaaacaaattaaagtaaaCCCTTTCTTCCCCCCTATTGAAAGTTCGAGTTTGGGAAATTACTCACATATTTTTCCTCTAACCTCCTTGCAATGGCAgcaacctcatcatcatctctcctctcctcctcttcagatTTGTGCAGTGGGCCTTCATCCTTACAGCAGTTGAGCTTCAGGAAAGTTTTTAATGAaccattttataaaaaaaataaaaaaaaaaaaaaataaaataaaaaaaaaaataataatatatatatatatatatatatatatatatatatatctgtatgcTGTTGCCAAAGTCAGTCATTCTTCTTTAATCATtgattgaagaaaaaaaaaaaaaaactagctgCCACTAATTTTTGCAAGTAATACAATATACTTaatgcttaaaaaataaatagaaaaataatgataataaaagtgATGTTTGATTTTTGGGAAATCACAGTCAACATGTGGAGTTAGAttgttctctccttttttcccctccttgctTTGCAGGATATTTAAGTTTGATCTCactaaaagattaaaaattaaatgaacttAATCAGACTGAGCTTTTCccagcagagctgcagatttAACCCACCTGGCTGTCAACAAGATGGCTGTAGCTGAACTCCGGAAAGTTCCGCTCGTCGGACTCAAACAGGTCGAGGACCAGCCGGACCGTGtcggtcccggtcccggtctcGGTCTCGGTCTCATCGGCTCGGCCTGAACCCGGTGTAATCGTGAGGTCCGAGGATGGAGGTCCAGCACAGGACACAGTGGTGAAGTGGACTCTCCGGGATTCAGCCATCACGGCGGGGACACACACGGAGCCGGAGGTCCGGCTTAGAGACGACACGGAGGACTAATCAGACAGAAATGGATCCAGGTGTGTCCGGTTACAcacttaaacaacaaaaaaacaaaaacctcaaatCAACTGTTATcttgtttggagaaaaaaaaacgtGTAAGAGTCTAATAAAGGGAAGAATGTATCTACTAAAAGGAATTCAGATAAATCGGCTCATTCTGAGGGCTAACTGATGCTAAGATAATCGTTAGCATACGGCTAGCTACGAGCTACCTAGCCAAAAGGCTAAcgactggaaaaataaaaataaaaataaaaataacctaCCTGCACATTTACACctcagtatttatttatctcacatctgttttgtttacCACGAAGTGAGAACAAAAACTAAGTGCTATTGCAtgtgaaaatgataaaactAGCAATCTTAGGAGGATTAACGTTGAGCATTTCCTTAGCATAGTAGCATCTTTAAGTTTCACCTGGTTGCCTGTTAGTGTCaaaaaacagtaaatgaaaaatggtgaacttgtgtatttttattttattttatggctcAAATCCCAGTATTGTGAACACAGTATCTCAGTAACAGGAATTTGGCAGGGCTCGTAAAATTGAGGCAAGTTTattggtcaaaggtcaaaggtcaagatcACCGTTCCCTCGCAAAACACTTCCCATCTCAGAGATACTTCCTGGGAAGGCTCATCAGGAATGACAGGTGGACTGATTAGAAATTGGTGGTCAAATGTGAAGTCTGCTGCGACCTCACATACTATGGACCG contains:
- the LOC115048533 gene encoding vascular cell adhesion protein 1-like, which translates into the protein MFVCGWPITLVLFRLFGPATSFPFSTNTPAPPLSSQILPPSTFPSNHPSLPSSLTLSPPISGPKEPEERVHCPLTMSPSSLVVRFGDPVAVNCSLSETGSSLVLGWAVQQDFQQTTVDSFLVWTLDRMNSWNIEAVCFALLEVEGQCQMNLPATVYSPPDSVSISFVDHSGPMSEGRPYTLQCKVQNVAPVKNLTVTFYKGQTALGQQQSNNTNKKPVSETFTLDIRPSKEDDGVQFWCEAKLELGPEGPKPPPVVESQKLNAVVFFGPHLICPSKLKVKEGESFPCEVKGKPRPSVTWYRDGQVVALPAHSNRKHAGKYTIWTKGLGQKNFTVEVEVLSGRGTTNCYTTYIPVAVLFIQMIFRL